GATATATGGAAGATGGGATTCTCTTCCCCTTTGGCTTTGGTCTTACCTATGCAGATATCAAGCCAGAAGAAGTAAAAGTCCAAGATGCATGGAACCCGGATGAGGCACTGAGTTTGGAAGCTGTGCTTACCAATACAAGCGCCATAGATGCGGAAGAAGTAGTCCAGGTTTATGCAAGCTGGAAAAAAGACGGACTTGAACTGCCACGTTGGCAACTTGTAGGTTTTAAACGCACAGAGGTAAAAGCCAACAGCAAGACCACAGTCAAGATGGACATAGCACCAGATTCTCTCAGATGGATTGATAACACAGGGCATGCAATCAAGCCGGAAGGCAGTATAAAATTGCATATAGGGCTATCTTCTCCTCTGCCAGAAGCATGGGAAAAAGGTGCACCCCGTGGTATAGAAAAAGAAATAAAAATAAAATAAGCCGAACGCAGAGTGGCGCATAACCGCCACTCTGCTTGCCTCTGGCAGCAGCGCAAAAAAAATCCCATTGCCGTAGCAGATGGGTCTCATCTTTAATACCATAAATTGTAGCTAATAAGAAAAAGAGGTCAATCCGCAACGGACAGCTGGTCTTAAAAATCTGGATATATTCCCATAGTAGTGTTCTTGATAATGGTTTATATTATTTCCTTCTTGTGCTGGAGGCAGCGGGGAGGCGGTAGGCTCTCCGAGTTCGGTATAAGGGATTTTATGTTTTTTTATATATTATGCTCTTGTCCTTGACGTGTGGCTTTTTTATAGTTATTTACTTATGTGATGTATATTTTTTAGGGGGTTTTATGAGTCGTTCTTTTCGGAATCTTCTCATCGTTCTTGGTGTTGTACTTGTAATTGTTTTGTTGTTCTACAGTTTTTTTGCAGGTACTTATAATAGGCTTGTTGTTCTTGATGAGTCTGTTAAGAAGCAGTGGGCACAGGTTGAGAATGTGTATCAGAGGCGTGCGGATCTTATTCCCAATCTTGTTGCAACAGTTAAGGGGTATGCTAGTCATGAGAGAGAGACTTTTGAGGCTATTGTCAATGCAAGGAGCAAGGTAGGGTCTTTGCAGCTTGATTCTTCTATCGTGGACGATCCTGAGAAGTTGGCTGCTTTTCAGAAGGCGCAGGGGGAACTGGGTGGTGCTTTGTCTAGGCTTCTTGTTGTGGCTGAGAATTATCCCGAACTTAAGGCTAATACCAATTTTCTTGCTTTGCAGTCACAGCTTGAGGGTACTGAGAACAGGATTGCTGTAGAACGCAGGCGTTATAATGAGGTTGCTTCGCAGTTTAATACGACTATCAGGCAGTTTCCTACTGTGATTATTGCTAATATGTATGGTTTTAAGGAAAAAGCATACTTTAAGGCTGACGAGGGGGCAGAGAAGGCTCCGCAGGTAAACTTTGACTGAGTGTTGTATAAATATGGGTGCAAAAAGATTTTTTGCAGGGCTTGTTGTTGTCTTGCTTCTGCCTGTTTTTGCTTTTTCTCTGGATATTCCGGATAGGCCCTCTTCTTATGTCAACGATTTTGCGGGTGTGCTTTCTTCTGATACAAGGGCAAATCTCGAGTCCTTGTTGTATGATTATGAAATGCAGACTGGGAATCAGCTTGTGATTCTTACGATTTCTTCTCTTGATGGGGAAGCAATAGAGGATTTTTCCATAAGGCTTGCAGAGAGGTGGAAGATAGGGCAAAAGGATAGGGATAATGGCATTATTTTTCTGGTTGCTGTCAATGACAGACAGGCCAGAATAGAAGTCGGCTATGGTCTTGAGGCTGTGCTTACTGATGCGTATTCCTCTGCTATTCTCAATGATTATGTTTTCCCTCATTTTAAGAGTGGCGATTATGATGCTGGCATTATAGCAGGTGTTTCCCAGATTGTAGCTCTCACGTCCGATGTGGATTTGTCTGCTGGTGATGTCTATGTGCCAAGGAGTAATGGCAGCTACTATGATACAAAAGTAGAAGAGATTGTACGTCTTGTTATTATAGTGTTTGTTGTTATTCTTCTTGTGGATGTCATAAGGTCTTTTTTTCGTTTGTTTGGCAGTGCAGGAAGAAGGATGGGGTTTTTTGAGTGGCTGCTTGCTTACAGCTGGACTTTGTTTTTGATAAAGATTCTTTTTAGGGTTTTGCTTATGCTTATGTTTAGCGGCAGGACAATAGGCGGTTCAAGCTCTTCGCGAGGAGGTTTCTCTGGCGGCGGAGGCGGAAGTTTTGGAGGAGGTGGAGCAAGTGGAAGTTGGTAAGAGGTCTGCAAATCCGGTTTTTTTTCTCACCAAGGAGGAGCAAAATGCTGTTCTTGAGGCTATAAAAGAGGTTGAGAGCCGTTCTATCTGTGAGATTAGGGTGCATATTGCGCGCTCTTTTAAGGGCGATGTGCTAGATGCTGCAAAGCGTGTGTTTAATAAATTGGGTATGTATAAGACACGTAAACGCACGGGGGTTCTTCTTTACTTTGCTGTCAAAAACAAGGCTTTTGCTATAATAGGTGATAAGGGTATAAACGAGAAGGCAGGTGAGGATTTTTGGAGGGATACTGCTGTTAAGATGGAGGAGTTTTTTAGGCAGGGTCGCTTTGGCGAGGGGATTGTAGCCGGAATAAGGGAAGTTGGCGCTGTGCTTGAAAAGTACTTTCCCTATGAAGCTGGTGATACCAACGAGCTTCCCGATGATATTTCTTTTGGGAAATAGCTGTTTTTATTTTATACCGAACGCAGAGGGGCGCAATATTGCGCCCCTCTGCTACGTTTTGGTGGGATAGTGTCAGAGGGGGACAGTGTTTTTTGTTTTGCTTTTTGTATGCCGTAGGCAGGGTTGCCCGTGGTTTTGTGCTCTTGGGGGTGGCATAGGGCAATCCGTTCGGTCTATTTTTTGTATTTTTTTAGGATTTCTCCCATATGTTTATCAAGAAATTCCAGCAGATATTGTTGATAGATAAAGTATTTTTTCTCAAGCTGTGTTCCGGCGGGGGTTATGTAGCGATAGTGCCAGGGTTCGTACATGTAGCCGGTGAGGGCTTCCTGTTCCTCGGGGTATGATAGGCTAAAGCCGTATCTGTAGGCGTTTTCTGCTAGCCATTTCCCTGTGGGAAGTTGTGCCATTTTGCTGTCTATGGGGTAAAAGTCTATGGCCAGGCCGCTTTGGTGCTGGGATGTACCGGGACGAGCGGATTCCCTGTCAGCTTGCTCTTGGCCGTATGTGTCTACTTCCCATTGGTAGATTCTTTTCTGTGTGGCGTATGAGCGATAGCAGGATGCAGGGATAAGTTCTACGTTATCTTCTTTTTTTGCGTCTTCAATCATTTTTTTTAGGTCGTCTATGATAATTTTTCTGAGATACAGTTCTTGTTTGCTGATTTTTATTCCTTGTGCCGAGAGTTCTGTAAGGTCTTGCGGCACATAGTCAGAGGGGAGTGCGTGCTTTTTGTCTATGAGTTTAAAAAGCATGGGGTCTTTTCTGTATAGTGGTATTATGTGTTCAATGTCTGCAAGGAAGGCCGAAGGGGAGTCTATTATTTTGTGTTGTACTTCTTGAGGCAGCTCTCTTATAAGCATCATGAGGTCTTCTCTGTTTATCGAGAAGGCAGGGTGCAGTGGTGGGTGTTCTACTTGTGGTTTTTCTATTGTAGGGCTTGCAGGTTGTTTTGGCTTTTGGGGGCTTTCTGCTTGCGGGACAGAAGGCGATACTGGATTGTTCGATCTTGAGGGTGCTTCTTTTGCACAGGTTGTCAGAGTAAGAGTAAGAAGCAGCAGTGTTGCTATGTTTTTCATTTTGTTTCTTCCTGTGCAGTTTTTGTTCTTTGATCTTTGCTGTCCGAAAATATTATTTCTATCACTTCCTGCATGTTTTCTACCCTGTAAAAGGTTATACCTTTCTGTATGTACTCTGGTATTTCTTCCAAGTCTTTTGTGTTGCTTTTGGGAATTATTATGTGTTTTATTCCCGCTCTTTTTGCGGCTATGACTTTTTCTTTAAGCCCGCCTATGGGGAGTACGCTTCCTGTGAGAGACAGTTCTCCTGTCATTGCAAGAGATGGGCGCAGCTTTTTGCCTGTAGCAAGAGAGAGCAGTGCGGATGCCATTGTTATGCCTGCAGAGGGACCATCCTTGGGTGTTGCTCCGGCCGGTACGTGAAGGTGTATGTGGTTTTTTTCAAAATAGTCCGGTTCTATGTTGTGTTTGTGGGCTATTGACTTGACATATGTATATGCTATGTTTGCAGACTCCCGCATTACATCGCCAAGCTGGCCTGTTAGGGATAAGCCTTCTCTTCCCGGTGTAGCTACCGCTTCTATGACAAGTGTATCTCCGCCGTATGGCGTCCATGCCAGGCCCATTGCCATTCCGGGCTGCCTTATACGTGCAGTCTCCTCCTCCGGAAACACTGGCTTATCCAGATATTTTTCTACTGTCTCAGGCACAATATTTATAGGAAGCTCTTCTTTTGTGAGTTCTTCCATAACAAGAGATTTTGCTATCCTTCTATGAATCTTGTTGATAGCCTTTTCCAGGTTCCTTACTCCAGCTTCTCTTGCATATCCGCGTATAATCTGTCGCAACGCCTGTTTTGTATATCTTACGGTATCCTTATCCAATCCGTTTTGTTCCAAAGAACGCGGGATGATATATTTTCTTGCAATCTCTATTTTTTCGTCTTCTATGTATCCGGAGAGTCTTATAATCTCCATTCTGTCCAGTAAGGGTCTAGGAATAGTATCCAGTGTATTGGCAGTTGCTATAAAAAACACCTGAGAAATATCAAAAGGCAAGTCAAGGTAATGATCGCGGAAGTTTATGTTTTGCTCAGGGTCAAGCACCTCAAGAAGTGCGGATGCGGGATCACCCTGATAAGATGCTCCTATCTTATCTATCTCATCTATCATAAACACAGGATTCTTTGTCTTTACAATCTTAAGACCCTGTATAATCTTACCCGGCATAGCACCCACATAGGTTCTCCTGTGTCCCTTGATTTCTGCCTCGTCGCGCATACCTCCTACAGAAAAACGGAAAAACTCCCTCCCCAGAGCTCTTGCAATGGACTTGCCTATAGAAGTCTTACCAACACCCGGAGGACCTACCAGACATATGATAGAACCCCGTGTCTCTTTCTTGAGCTTTCTTACGGCCAGAAACTCAAGAATCCTTGTTTTAACATCCTCAAGTCCGTAGTGATCCTTATCCAGAATCCTCTTTGCCCTCTTGATATCTATATTCTCTTCCTTTGGCTCGTGCCATGGTAAGCTTACAATAGTCTCAAGATAATTCCTTGTTACTGTAAACTCGGATGAATTGGGTTCCATAAGAGAGAACTTCTCAAGTTCCTGTTCTACCTGTTCTCTTACATCGTCTGGCAGAGGCAGCTTATCTATCTTATCCTTTAGCTTCTGGTACTCTGCAGACTTTGCATCAGCAGGCATGCCAAGCTCTTCTTTTATGGCCTTTAACTGTTCTTTTAAAAAGTACTCCCGCTGAGATTTTTCTATCTTCTGGTTTATCTGCTGCTGTATTCTTTTTTGTATCTTAAGAAGCTCCTGCTCACGCTTTACAAAGATGAGCACCTTCTCCATCCTCTTTCTTATATCCAGCTCGCTTAGAACCTCCTGTTGTTCCTCACGCTTGATATTGAGAATAGCAGCGATAAAATCCGCAATTCTTCCAGGCTGGTCGATATTGACCATGTTGAGCCTTACTTCCTCTGATATCATGGGATTGTTCTCTACAATCTGCTTCATATCGCTCATAAGAGCACGTGTGAGAGCTATAATCTCATCACCCTGGTTATTAATCTCCTCAGGATAATCCACAACAGCGATTATAGGTTCAGAAGTATGCAGGAACTTTTTTATACTAAAACGCTTAACAGTAGATACAAATATATTTATCCCTCCATCGGGAAGATTGATTTTCTTGAGAATCTTTGCAACAGTACCTGTTGTGTATATATCATCTGAAGTTATTTTTTTTCTCTCTTCATCCTTGGTAAGAACAAGACCTATATATCCTGTATCCTCCAGAGACTGCTGAACCGTATTGATATCCTGCTCACCTGTTACAATAACAGGACTTACAATCCCAGGGAAAAGAGGCCTGTCTATAATAGGAAGAATCAAAAGCTTTTGAGGAAGAAGCTTATCAGCGGGTATAATTTGTTGTTCCATTTTTCCTCCCTGACTTTCTTTACTAGAAATGGATTCATCTATAAAGTAAAAAAAAAGATGAGAAGAAACAAGCATTATAAAGCAATAGTACTCTCCTCTCGCTCCTTTGGAGAACACAACCGCTATATAAGCCTGCTCACACAAGAAGGCATAATAGACGCCGCAGTCTACGGAGCAAGAAAACCCTCATCCCGCTTTGCACCTGCAAGCCAGATAGGAGCTGCAGGCGACTACTACCTGTATTATAACCCAGTAAAAGACAACTACAAACTCACAGACACAGCCGGCACAAAACTCCTTGCAAGCTCCGTGCTACCCGTAAGCGCAAGCTTTATCTTCTTCTCAGAGCTCGTGCTTTCTACCCATGCAGCAGGACAGCCTAAAGAAGTCTGGAAACTAGCAATCTGGCTCTGGCGCAGACTCTTTATAGGACTGGAAGAGGACGGCACATTTGTGGCAAAAAGTGGCGGTGCAGACATAACCCTAAGTCCTATAAAAACATACAACTTACATCGACTCACCATGTTTCTTCTCTACACAGCACTCCATTATATGGAAATAATGGGACTCCTGCCTGACTGGCAAACATGCAGCCACTGTACAAAAAGCCTTGCAAAACAACCCGCGATATGGACAGAAACCGGACTTCTATGCCCAGCATGCAGCGGCACAAGCGCAGAATACACCCACGGTCGCATAACCCTAACGGCAGCACAAAGAACAATACTCTCTGACATAGCAGAAGGCCGACAGAACCCGGACACCCACCCACTAAGCTCGCCAGACCTCTACTCTGCAACACTCAACCTACTTTTGGAAAAAACAGAAAGAATAGCAGAAAGACGAATAAAAAGCCTCATATTTCTGAGACAATGCCTGAGTCTTTAAAAATCCCTTTACACCGAACGGTCTTGCCGCGCCCCATCATGCAAAAAGTATAGCAGGGCGCAGCAAGACCTGCCTTCGGCAAAAAATAAAGAGAAGCATATCAGGCAAAAAATAACAACAGCACAGCCATATCCCTAATAAACAATCCCCGCATCAAGCCATAAACCCGGTGTGAGCTGACCATCCACTCTTCCTGCCCAATACACACCAGAAGTAACGGACAAACCGCCTGTGGGTATACCTACAGAAAAATCATTTACAAGCCCGATACCAGCTGATATATGAGAAAAAGAAAAAGAAGGCACTACGGAAGACTCGTTATAAGAACCCAGCTCAGAAAAACCGGCAATTCTTATTCTTTTTAAAGACAGATAAGAGCTTGCTGCCCAATCGGGATAAAAAACAGGAAAATCATAATACAGCCTTCCTGTGGCAACATTCTTTGAATACTTTGGAGCGGAAACTCCATATACAATATCAGAAGAAACCGCAAACACAGGAGTCTGTAGAGAAGAAAAAGACAACTGCAGACTTGAGTGAGGAATACCCCCAGGCAGAAAAAAATCCATTTTTTCTTTACCTATACTATAGGACATATCCTTTTCCGGAAAAGTAATAAGAGCTGTGGATACAGATAAGCCTAGTATTGGAAAAACATCTCGTATGGAACCCATAAGTAAAAAAGAATAATCCAGACCGTATTTGATACTAAGCAGCAAGCCTATATTATTATTTATAGCATTTATAGAAACAGAAGGTATAAGATAAGAATAGCGGGAATTGAAACTCATCACATTATTGGAAAAATTGAAAGGCAGTGAAAAAACAGCAGAATATTCCGAAGAAAAATCCGATGACAACGTATCGTAAGAATATATACCACTTAGACTTAAGTAAGGAGAAAAATAATAACTCCAAAGCCCTCTTATACCGGAGTCGGAAAAATTGTAAGCACCAGATAGCATAAATCCTGTTCTGCCAAAAATATCATTGGAAAATAGGATTAAGGAAGCACTCCTAAATACAGAATACTTATCCTCCGGATTGCTTATATCAGCCGGCAGAATAGTCCAAGAATGGAAATTAATACTATTTATGATGGGATTATAGTCGGATATAGAATATTGCTTTATATCCATATCCTTCAGATGAGAAGAATCAAAAACAGATTCTAAGTTTTTCGGTTTTTTTGCACATACTACACTTATATCATCCAGTTGAGAAATAGGCATCCACTCCAGGGGATTGATATTCTTTGTTCTTATTATATCCCCATGAGAAGAATAGAAATCCGCATAGTAGAGGACACCATCTCTGACATAAGGATGATGAGCCATGTACTTTCCTGTTGCAACAAGATAGATATCATTGCTGTAATCCGTGTTGAGAACTGAGAAAATAGCTGTATAACCTTTGAAATCCGCAGAAAACAGTATTCCATCGTTATAAAATACTGGATTTTTTATAGTATACAGTCCAGGTGGTATCACTATTTTTGTTTTTGCTGTTTTTACGCTTATTACCAGTAGAGAGCTTCCTTCTATGGAGTTTGCGGATATAGCTATCTGTTCTCCATTATCATCAAGTGCAAGATAAGCCGGCATAATACCTGAGGGTAGAGTATACGAGAAAAAAGGAGCCTCTTCAAAACCTCTGTTTTTATTTGTAAACAATTGTATTTGCGCCCTGTGGTCATCTCTCATCCTGGCTGCAACTATGAGATTGCCGTCTCTGTTGCATGATATTGCAAAAAACTTTTCCTTTTGTGTGAGCTTTTCTCTTTTCCCTGTCTTTATATCAAGTCTGTGAATATTGCTGTAGTTTATGTTAGGATTATTGGTTTTATCGTATTCTAGCCAATAGATATAATTATCTGATATCGCAGATTCAAAATAAGAGGGAAGTCGGAGTACTGTTTTTTTTGTCATATCTTTACGATATACATTAATGGTGTTTGCCTTTTCGAGAGAAAAACTTTCTGTATATATCAGGTCATCGATTATATGCATCTGAGAGTATGATATAAAATCTTCTGACATATCTTCTATAAGCTTCTTTCCTGAGAGGACCGGCTGTTTTTCTATCTGCTCATTCCATAATGCTGAGTATTCTTTAATCATTTCATTGTAAATATCTGCTATTTTTTTTCCTGTAACGGACTTTATTGATGATTCCAGTGATGAAAAAGGAAAATATGAGGCTTTATTTATAATTTCTCTAAGTTTTTCTTCTCCGTATTTCTCTCTTATATACGATACAAGGTGATATCCAAGGACATAGTGATTGGGCAGATACTTTTTGTAAGAACGGTTTACCATAAGGTTGTATGAGATTTTTTGTTCTATTGCAAGAGCTCTAAAAAGAGCGGAAAACTCAGGGTCCCTTCCTCTTCCCTTATCTGACAACACTGTTTCGTTCCAGACTGCATCACCTTCTATAAACCAGAACGGATACGTAAAAAGATGAGCAGCTTCTCCATATTCTCCACCTAATGTGTAGAATAAAACCCACAAGCCTTGTCTCTGAGAATCCATCTGGGCCATATGTCTTGTCTCATGGGAAGCCAATGCTGCATACCAGTCACCGGAAAAAGAGGCTACTGGTGTATCAAACCACATACTCACTGAGGGAGCGATGCTGACAAAGCCGTTAGGCACCATGCTGTCTTTTGTCAGTACAACTTGCCACTTTCTTGCTGGTTTTTTGTTGCTTATGCTGTAGTTTTCTTTTATGGAGTTTTCCAGCATGTTAGCTACAATGATTGCATCTCTTGTGTATGATTCCCTAAAAATTATCTCGTAATGCTCGGTTTCTATTTTTTTCCATGGATTATCAGCAAATATATCTGTAATGCAAAAAAATAAAAGCAAGAGTATTGCCGCTTTTTTCATCCAATTCCCCCTTTTGTGGCTGTGAAGAGATTATTTGTTTATAGTATAAAAATTATGATAGCTCAAGAATTCGCTTTTTTATATATTCCACAGGCAGTATCCCTGTAGCTTTTTCTCCTATTCTGTATATCCTGCAGGTAAAGCCTACTTCACCAGGTTCTTTTCCTGTTTCAATATCCTTTTTATCCAAAAGTATGGATGGAGAGCCCATAAACCTGTACTTTTCTGCTTCTTCCGGAGAGCTTACCAAGATATCCTCAACATCAGTGATAATACCAAGTTCTGATAGCGCCTTGTCAAGGTTTTTTCTTGTCTCTTTACTGTTAGGACAGCCTTCAAAATATAAAAATTGTATCTTCATGTTGCTAATATAACACTTTTTTTTGCAAATGGCTTGTGTTTTATGTGAACCTGTGTTATACTTTACTATAACACTACAGGGGATTGTATGAAAGAGATTTTGAGAATAGATAAGCTTTCGTTTTCCTATGGCAAGGAAATCCTGTTTAAAGAGCTTTCTCTGTCAGTACAAGAAGGCTCTATTGTAGGTCTTCTTGGAGAAAACGGAGCAGGTAAGACTACGTTTTTAAAACTTATAACAGGCCAGCTTTTTCCTGATAAAGGGGTGATTGATTTTTGTGGTTATAATCCAGAGAAAAGGGAGCCAGATTTTTTAAAATCTGTGTTTTATGTCCCTGAGGATTTGCAGGTCCCTGATGTTTTTTTTAAGGAATATGTTGATTATACTGTTCCTTTTTATCCTAATTTTGATTCTTCTATTTTGGATGAGCTCGTAAAAGAGTTTGAAGTTCCTAAAGACAGTAAGTTTTCTTCTATGTCTATGGGACAGAAGAAGAAGGCAGTACTTGCCTTTGCCATTGCTTCTGGTACTCCTGTGCTTATCTTGGATGAGCCTACCAATGGTCTGGATATCCCTTCCAAGAGAACGTTTAGGCGTGTTGTTTCCAGATTTGCAGCAGATGGCAGAACTTTTATAATTTCCACACATCAAGTAAGGGATATGGAGCGTCTTATCGACCCTGTTGTTATCATTCATAAAGGAGTTGTGCTTCTTAATGCCTTTATGGATGATATTGTGGAGTCTATAAATATCAGGCTACTGGCTGATGAGCCCTCTGGATCTTTTATTTACTCGGAGAAAGTTCCTGGGGGATACGCTGTTGTATCGGAAGGCCGGTGTGTCTCGGATATTGATCTTGAGCTACTTTTTAATGCTGTACGAGGAAATCCTGATTTTTTTAGAGCCAATCTTATGCAGGGAGGAGGTGTTTTATGATGGGTTCTATTTTTTCTCCTGCCAGATTTTTTTATTTTTCTTTGCGCGATTTTGTTTTTAACAAAAAAAACTATATTTTGCTTGCTGCAATAACATTTGGTATTACGGTTGTTATTTCTTTTTTTTCACAATATTTTAGCAGCAATATTGTTTCTGCAGATAACTCCAACGGCTCGTTTTTTAGTACATATCTGTTTTTTTCTACTCTTGGTGTTGCTGCTTCTTCCTTTGATTATTATAAGAAAAACAGTCTTATGAATGATGCTTTTATGCTTCCAGCTTCTTTTTTTGAAAAATGGTTGTTTGCTTTTGTCAAAACTCTCATTTTGTGGCCTATTGTTTTTATTGCTGTTGTTTTCCTTGGCTTTTTTATAGGGGAATTTTTAGGAAGTCTCGTGTTCTCTGCTTCTTTTTCTCCTTTTCCTTCTTTTGTTCACAGTATAGGTCCTGTTTTTTCTGGGGATTATATGTTAGGGTTTATATCTTCTCATGCTATTTTCTTTTTTGGTGCCGTATTTTTCAGAAAAAATGCTTTTTTTAAGACCCTACTATCTATTATATGTTTTTTTGTCATTTTTGTTTTATGGCTTATTCTGTGGGCTTATGTATTTGCTTTTTCTTCCTCTATGGTATTTGATGTGTTTTCCCGTATGTATTTATCCTGGGATGTTATTCGCATGATTTATATATTTGTTATTGTGTTTTTCTGGGGTATGTCTTTTATACGTTTTAGAGAGCTGGAGAACATAAATGGATTTTGAGAGTCAGAAGCCTATTTATATTCAGATTGCAGACCTTATATGTGAGAGAATTCTGAGGGGTAAATATGTGCCTGGAGGGAGGATCCCTTCTATAAGGGATTTCTCTGTAGAGCTTGAGGTCAATCCCAATACTGTTTTTAAAACTTATTCTTATCTTCAATCTATGGGGATAATTATGACGTTGAGGGGGAGGGGGTTCTTTGTGTCGGAGGATGGCTATAAACTTGTTCTTGATATGTGGAGAAAGCGTTTTTTAGAAGAGGAACTTCCCGATGTGTTTAAAAAAATGCGGTTTTTAAAGATAAGTTTTAAAGAGTTAAAAAGTTATTATGATAAATTAGAAGAGGGAGAGTTCTATGAGAAAAAAGATTTCTAATCGTATTTTACTTGGTGGTGGTATAGTATTTCTTGTCTTTAGCTTTTTTATAGTGCTGATTGTTTTTCTATA
This sequence is a window from Spirochaetia bacterium 38H-sp. Protein-coding genes within it:
- a CDS encoding LemA family protein, with translation MSRSFRNLLIVLGVVLVIVLLFYSFFAGTYNRLVVLDESVKKQWAQVENVYQRRADLIPNLVATVKGYASHERETFEAIVNARSKVGSLQLDSSIVDDPEKLAAFQKAQGELGGALSRLLVVAENYPELKANTNFLALQSQLEGTENRIAVERRRYNEVASQFNTTIRQFPTVIIANMYGFKEKAYFKADEGAEKAPQVNFD
- a CDS encoding TPM domain-containing protein; its protein translation is MGAKRFFAGLVVVLLLPVFAFSLDIPDRPSSYVNDFAGVLSSDTRANLESLLYDYEMQTGNQLVILTISSLDGEAIEDFSIRLAERWKIGQKDRDNGIIFLVAVNDRQARIEVGYGLEAVLTDAYSSAILNDYVFPHFKSGDYDAGIIAGVSQIVALTSDVDLSAGDVYVPRSNGSYYDTKVEEIVRLVIIVFVVILLVDVIRSFFRLFGSAGRRMGFFEWLLAYSWTLFLIKILFRVLLMLMFSGRTIGGSSSSRGGFSGGGGGSFGGGGASGSW
- a CDS encoding TPM domain-containing protein, which produces MEVGKRSANPVFFLTKEEQNAVLEAIKEVESRSICEIRVHIARSFKGDVLDAAKRVFNKLGMYKTRKRTGVLLYFAVKNKAFAIIGDKGINEKAGEDFWRDTAVKMEEFFRQGRFGEGIVAGIREVGAVLEKYFPYEAGDTNELPDDISFGK
- a CDS encoding M15 family metallopeptidase; the protein is MKNIATLLLLTLTLTTCAKEAPSRSNNPVSPSVPQAESPQKPKQPASPTIEKPQVEHPPLHPAFSINREDLMMLIRELPQEVQHKIIDSPSAFLADIEHIIPLYRKDPMLFKLIDKKHALPSDYVPQDLTELSAQGIKISKQELYLRKIIIDDLKKMIEDAKKEDNVELIPASCYRSYATQKRIYQWEVDTYGQEQADRESARPGTSQHQSGLAIDFYPIDSKMAQLPTGKWLAENAYRYGFSLSYPEEQEALTGYMYEPWHYRYITPAGTQLEKKYFIYQQYLLEFLDKHMGEILKKYKK
- the lon gene encoding endopeptidase La, yielding MEQQIIPADKLLPQKLLILPIIDRPLFPGIVSPVIVTGEQDINTVQQSLEDTGYIGLVLTKDEERKKITSDDIYTTGTVAKILKKINLPDGGINIFVSTVKRFSIKKFLHTSEPIIAVVDYPEEINNQGDEIIALTRALMSDMKQIVENNPMISEEVRLNMVNIDQPGRIADFIAAILNIKREEQQEVLSELDIRKRMEKVLIFVKREQELLKIQKRIQQQINQKIEKSQREYFLKEQLKAIKEELGMPADAKSAEYQKLKDKIDKLPLPDDVREQVEQELEKFSLMEPNSSEFTVTRNYLETIVSLPWHEPKEENIDIKRAKRILDKDHYGLEDVKTRILEFLAVRKLKKETRGSIICLVGPPGVGKTSIGKSIARALGREFFRFSVGGMRDEAEIKGHRRTYVGAMPGKIIQGLKIVKTKNPVFMIDEIDKIGASYQGDPASALLEVLDPEQNINFRDHYLDLPFDISQVFFIATANTLDTIPRPLLDRMEIIRLSGYIEDEKIEIARKYIIPRSLEQNGLDKDTVRYTKQALRQIIRGYAREAGVRNLEKAINKIHRRIAKSLVMEELTKEELPINIVPETVEKYLDKPVFPEEETARIRQPGMAMGLAWTPYGGDTLVIEAVATPGREGLSLTGQLGDVMRESANIAYTYVKSIAHKHNIEPDYFEKNHIHLHVPAGATPKDGPSAGITMASALLSLATGKKLRPSLAMTGELSLTGSVLPIGGLKEKVIAAKRAGIKHIIIPKSNTKDLEEIPEYIQKGITFYRVENMQEVIEIIFSDSKDQRTKTAQEETK
- a CDS encoding recombination protein O N-terminal domain-containing protein gives rise to the protein MRRNKHYKAIVLSSRSFGEHNRYISLLTQEGIIDAAVYGARKPSSRFAPASQIGAAGDYYLYYNPVKDNYKLTDTAGTKLLASSVLPVSASFIFFSELVLSTHAAGQPKEVWKLAIWLWRRLFIGLEEDGTFVAKSGGADITLSPIKTYNLHRLTMFLLYTALHYMEIMGLLPDWQTCSHCTKSLAKQPAIWTETGLLCPACSGTSAEYTHGRITLTAAQRTILSDIAEGRQNPDTHPLSSPDLYSATLNLLLEKTERIAERRIKSLIFLRQCLSL
- a CDS encoding thioredoxin family protein; translation: MKIQFLYFEGCPNSKETRKNLDKALSELGIITDVEDILVSSPEEAEKYRFMGSPSILLDKKDIETGKEPGEVGFTCRIYRIGEKATGILPVEYIKKRILELS
- a CDS encoding ABC transporter ATP-binding protein; amino-acid sequence: MKEILRIDKLSFSYGKEILFKELSLSVQEGSIVGLLGENGAGKTTFLKLITGQLFPDKGVIDFCGYNPEKREPDFLKSVFYVPEDLQVPDVFFKEYVDYTVPFYPNFDSSILDELVKEFEVPKDSKFSSMSMGQKKKAVLAFAIASGTPVLILDEPTNGLDIPSKRTFRRVVSRFAADGRTFIISTHQVRDMERLIDPVVIIHKGVVLLNAFMDDIVESINIRLLADEPSGSFIYSEKVPGGYAVVSEGRCVSDIDLELLFNAVRGNPDFFRANLMQGGGVL
- a CDS encoding GntR family transcriptional regulator; the encoded protein is MDFESQKPIYIQIADLICERILRGKYVPGGRIPSIRDFSVELEVNPNTVFKTYSYLQSMGIIMTLRGRGFFVSEDGYKLVLDMWRKRFLEEELPDVFKKMRFLKISFKELKSYYDKLEEGEFYEKKDF